A region from the uncultured Draconibacterium sp. genome encodes:
- a CDS encoding SRPBCC family protein: MPKTYVEKSITINADAQKVKAIISDFNHWKHWSPWLILEPDATVKVTKDGKKQEWDGKRIGSGEISVANEKETEINYDLLFLKPWKSKAKTDFIVEALTENSTRLTWTMHSTLPFFMFWMKTMMERMIGMDYDRGLLMLKDYIENDKVAANLEFLGESDYAGCKYIGIKNTCSLDDIGEVVEADFEKLAAFAKENGELLTDEWFTIYHKFDLNKNKVVYTGGIGVKETPGDLEEDFILGTIPATKMQTVRHIGPYELSGNGWSAIMAMERAKEFKQNKKVSPIEFYRNDPRETDPKDLISDVCMAVK; this comes from the coding sequence ATGCCAAAAACTTACGTTGAAAAATCGATTACAATTAACGCCGACGCACAAAAAGTAAAAGCTATTATTTCTGATTTTAACCACTGGAAACATTGGTCGCCCTGGTTGATACTTGAACCCGATGCTACGGTAAAAGTTACAAAAGACGGAAAAAAACAGGAATGGGACGGAAAGCGTATTGGCTCCGGAGAAATTAGTGTTGCTAACGAAAAAGAGACTGAAATAAACTATGATTTGTTGTTTTTAAAGCCCTGGAAATCGAAAGCAAAAACCGATTTTATTGTCGAAGCATTAACCGAAAATAGTACCAGGCTTACCTGGACCATGCATAGTACGTTACCCTTTTTTATGTTTTGGATGAAAACCATGATGGAGCGAATGATTGGGATGGATTACGACCGGGGTTTGTTGATGTTAAAAGACTACATTGAAAACGATAAGGTTGCGGCCAACCTGGAGTTTTTAGGCGAATCGGATTATGCCGGTTGTAAGTATATTGGTATAAAAAATACGTGTTCGTTGGATGATATTGGCGAAGTAGTGGAAGCTGACTTTGAAAAACTGGCTGCTTTTGCAAAGGAAAACGGAGAGCTACTAACCGATGAATGGTTTACCATTTATCATAAATTCGATTTAAACAAAAATAAAGTGGTTTATACCGGCGGAATTGGAGTAAAGGAAACACCAGGTGATTTGGAGGAGGATTTTATTTTGGGAACTATTCCGGCAACAAAAATGCAAACCGTAAGACACATTGGTCCCTACGAGTTATCGGGTAATGGCTGGAGTGCAATTATGGCCATGGAAAGAGCCAAAGAATTTAAACAAAACAAAAAGGTTTCGCCCATCGAGTTCTATCGTAACGATCCGCGTGAAACCGATCCTAAGGATTTAATATCAGATGTTTGTATGGCAGTAAAATAG
- a CDS encoding saccharopine dehydrogenase C-terminal domain-containing protein encodes MKVLLLGAGMVAKPLADYLINNHIFLTIASRTLAKAEQLVNKRANAKAVQWTVDNTSELEKLIKANDLTISLLPYKHHVSVAKLCIKHKKNMLTTSYVSKEMEALNAEATAAGIVIMNEIGVDPGFDHMTAIRIIDKIQAEGGKIKEFYSLCGALAAPEEANNPFGYKFSWSPRGVIMAGNNGAKYRKDGEVVEIPSEELFKNPLKISFPELGEMEVYPNRDSLKYINIYNLPHVETMYRGTFRYPGWCEIMNALKSMGMLSYEKQSFAGKTYKKIMARQLEVYPANIKEKAAERLGLSIDSSAILAMEWLGLFSDDLVSMDEGSNFDLTTDLMLKKMMLAEGARDMVIMLHTFVVENADGNKQVIKLRLLDFATEEETSIARTVALPAAIAAKMILEGKILEKGVLRPIMKTVYEPVLTALKEEGIAMTEEWGLPENEKICL; translated from the coding sequence ATGAAAGTATTATTACTTGGCGCCGGAATGGTAGCCAAACCTTTAGCCGATTATTTAATTAACAACCACATATTTTTAACTATTGCCAGCCGCACGCTGGCAAAAGCAGAGCAACTTGTTAATAAACGTGCAAATGCAAAAGCGGTGCAATGGACAGTTGACAACACGAGTGAACTGGAAAAACTAATTAAGGCAAACGACCTCACCATAAGCCTCTTGCCCTATAAACACCACGTTAGCGTTGCAAAGCTTTGTATTAAGCATAAAAAAAACATGCTTACCACGTCTTACGTTTCAAAAGAAATGGAAGCGCTGAATGCTGAAGCAACAGCTGCCGGAATTGTTATTATGAATGAGATTGGTGTTGATCCGGGCTTCGACCACATGACAGCCATACGGATTATAGACAAAATACAGGCTGAGGGCGGAAAAATTAAAGAATTTTATTCGCTTTGCGGAGCTTTGGCTGCTCCTGAGGAAGCCAACAATCCATTTGGATACAAATTTTCGTGGTCGCCACGAGGTGTTATTATGGCCGGAAATAACGGTGCAAAGTATAGGAAAGATGGGGAAGTAGTTGAAATTCCTTCAGAAGAATTATTTAAAAATCCATTAAAAATCAGTTTCCCCGAATTGGGAGAAATGGAAGTATACCCGAATCGCGACTCGCTGAAATATATTAACATATATAATTTACCGCACGTAGAAACCATGTACCGGGGAACCTTCCGCTATCCGGGTTGGTGTGAAATAATGAATGCGTTAAAATCGATGGGCATGCTTAGCTACGAGAAGCAAAGTTTTGCCGGCAAAACCTACAAAAAAATTATGGCCCGGCAACTTGAAGTTTACCCTGCAAACATAAAAGAAAAGGCAGCAGAACGCTTAGGCCTCTCCATCGACAGCTCCGCAATTTTGGCGATGGAATGGCTGGGATTGTTTAGTGATGACCTGGTATCGATGGACGAAGGATCGAATTTTGACCTGACCACCGATTTAATGCTAAAAAAGATGATGTTAGCCGAAGGAGCACGCGACATGGTAATTATGCTTCATACCTTTGTGGTTGAAAATGCCGATGGTAATAAGCAGGTAATAAAATTACGTTTGCTGGATTTTGCCACCGAAGAAGAAACATCGATAGCGCGCACGGTTGCTTTACCGGCTGCTATTGCCGCAAAAATGATTTTAGAGGGTAAAATCTTAGAAAAAGGAGTACTCCGCCCGATAATGAAAACGGTTTACGAACCGGTGCTAACGGCATTAAAAGAAGAGGGAATTGCAATGACCGAAGAATGGGGGTTGCCGGAAAATGAAAAAATATGCCTGTAA
- a CDS encoding 3-oxoacid CoA-transferase subunit A: MINKQVQSVKEAVSDIFDGATVMISGFGEAGSPVELIHALVDQGAKDLTVVSNNAGSGHVGLAALIENRQVRKIICSFPRTAISVVFPELYRAGKIELELVPQGTLAERIRAAGAGIPAFFTSTTVNTPLAEGKEIRRFNGHSYVLEEAIKADFALVKCAAADKYGNLVYNKTARNFGPVMCMAANTTIVQARKLVDPGAIDPEHVVTPGIFVHRVVEIIHPVDESKLVAENKKYHGIKQ, encoded by the coding sequence ATGATTAACAAGCAGGTACAATCGGTAAAAGAAGCCGTTTCGGATATTTTTGATGGCGCCACTGTAATGATTAGCGGCTTTGGCGAAGCCGGCAGCCCGGTTGAGCTTATCCATGCCCTGGTTGACCAGGGGGCAAAGGATTTAACTGTGGTAAGCAATAATGCCGGTAGTGGGCATGTGGGATTGGCTGCTTTAATCGAAAACCGCCAGGTACGAAAAATCATTTGTTCTTTTCCACGAACAGCTATTTCTGTTGTTTTTCCGGAGCTGTACCGCGCCGGCAAAATAGAGCTGGAGCTGGTGCCGCAAGGTACACTGGCCGAGCGCATAAGGGCCGCCGGAGCAGGAATTCCCGCTTTTTTTACGTCAACTACAGTAAATACTCCCTTGGCTGAAGGTAAAGAAATACGCAGGTTTAATGGCCACAGTTATGTTTTGGAAGAGGCAATAAAAGCCGATTTTGCCTTGGTGAAATGTGCTGCTGCCGATAAATATGGAAACCTGGTGTACAATAAAACGGCCCGCAATTTTGGACCGGTAATGTGCATGGCTGCAAACACCACCATTGTGCAGGCACGAAAGCTGGTAGATCCCGGAGCAATTGATCCGGAACACGTGGTAACTCCCGGAATATTTGTGCACCGTGTGGTTGAAATTATTCACCCGGTTGACGAATCAAAACTGGTAGCAGAAAACAAAAAATATCATGGAATCAAACAATAA
- a CDS encoding 3-oxoacid CoA-transferase subunit B produces MESNNKIIGWSTAQMAQKVAMDIHDGAYVNLGIGIPELVAGYIPEGREVIYHTENGLLGMGKVAPPGTEDPELVNAGKKYVTAVPGAAYFHHADSFAMIRGGHIDICVLGAYQVSEEGNLANWSTGNPDDIPAVGGAMDLVAGVKTIFVITKHTTKNGLSKIVKQCTYPLTGKNVVSRIYTDLAILDVVNKKLQVRELAPNVSFKYLQQHTDAKLIESSKP; encoded by the coding sequence ATGGAATCAAACAATAAAATTATAGGGTGGAGTACAGCCCAAATGGCACAAAAAGTAGCTATGGATATTCATGATGGCGCCTACGTAAACCTTGGAATCGGAATTCCCGAGTTGGTAGCAGGTTATATTCCTGAAGGCCGGGAGGTAATTTATCATACCGAAAATGGCTTGCTGGGAATGGGCAAAGTAGCTCCTCCGGGTACCGAAGATCCGGAGCTGGTAAATGCCGGTAAGAAATACGTCACGGCAGTTCCGGGTGCAGCTTATTTTCATCATGCCGACAGCTTTGCCATGATTCGCGGCGGACACATCGATATTTGTGTTTTAGGAGCCTACCAGGTTTCTGAAGAAGGCAACCTGGCCAATTGGTCAACCGGTAATCCTGATGATATTCCGGCGGTGGGTGGCGCTATGGATTTGGTGGCAGGGGTAAAAACAATTTTTGTAATTACAAAACACACCACAAAAAACGGGCTCTCAAAAATTGTAAAACAATGCACTTATCCGCTAACCGGAAAAAATGTGGTAAGCAGAATCTACACCGACCTGGCTATTCTTGATGTGGTAAATAAAAAGCTTCAGGTACGTGAGCTGGCACCAAACGTTAGTTTTAAATATTTGCAGCAACATACCGATGCAAAATTAATAGAGTCATCAAAACCGTAA
- a CDS encoding aminotransferase class III-fold pyridoxal phosphate-dependent enzyme, whose product MAKKEQSEEIYNRAQQVISGGVSRNTVFRKPYPNYANTASGCFITDIDGTVRTDFANNMAALIHGHSFQPIVEAVINQLRKGTAYTLASEIEVAFATHLTQRVESFERIRFTNSGTEAVMAMIKASRAFTGRPKIAKAEGAYHGTYDFAEVSQMANPSNWGKEDQPSSVPLAHGTPPCVSKDVIIYPYNNIERTLSILDKHAADIACVIVDPVPHRVGLMPGNESFIEALYSWTRKNEALLVFDEVVTFRVNYGGAQQNYTVKPDLTSLGKIIGGGFPVGAVAGRADVMRVFDPHEKNLLLPYSGTFSANPITMTAGFVAMEHFNQKAVETINALSSKAAQQIREAIKLADVPVSLTGAGSMFRMHLRHNAPLTYREAYLSPPAKKIINDLLDFMYYKENTLMINTFSCMLSTVITQAEIDKLTDGLYRAFKKYKAPIVKLNETE is encoded by the coding sequence ATGGCAAAAAAAGAACAAAGCGAAGAGATTTATAACCGGGCTCAGCAGGTAATTAGTGGAGGCGTTAGCCGAAACACTGTTTTCAGAAAACCTTATCCAAACTATGCTAATACCGCTTCCGGATGCTTTATTACCGATATTGACGGAACGGTTCGAACCGATTTTGCAAACAATATGGCAGCCTTAATTCATGGGCATTCTTTTCAGCCTATTGTCGAGGCTGTTATCAATCAATTACGAAAGGGCACTGCTTATACCTTGGCTTCCGAAATTGAAGTAGCTTTTGCTACTCACCTTACCCAACGCGTAGAGAGTTTTGAGCGTATACGATTTACCAATTCAGGTACGGAAGCGGTAATGGCAATGATTAAAGCCTCGAGGGCTTTCACCGGTCGACCCAAAATTGCTAAGGCCGAGGGGGCTTACCATGGTACTTACGATTTTGCTGAAGTTAGTCAAATGGCCAACCCTTCAAACTGGGGAAAAGAAGACCAGCCAAGCAGCGTGCCATTAGCACACGGTACACCGCCATGCGTTTCAAAAGATGTAATCATCTACCCGTATAATAATATCGAGCGTACCTTAAGTATTTTAGACAAACATGCTGCTGATATTGCCTGTGTAATTGTCGATCCGGTTCCACACCGGGTTGGCCTGATGCCCGGAAATGAAAGTTTTATTGAAGCCCTTTACAGTTGGACTCGTAAAAACGAAGCTTTACTGGTTTTTGACGAGGTGGTAACCTTTAGGGTAAATTACGGTGGAGCACAACAAAATTATACGGTTAAACCAGACCTGACTTCACTGGGAAAAATTATCGGAGGAGGTTTTCCCGTTGGCGCAGTTGCCGGCAGAGCAGATGTAATGCGGGTTTTCGATCCACACGAAAAGAACCTCTTACTGCCTTACTCCGGCACATTTTCGGCAAACCCAATTACCATGACAGCCGGTTTTGTGGCCATGGAACATTTTAACCAAAAGGCCGTGGAAACTATTAATGCCTTAAGTTCAAAGGCCGCTCAGCAAATCCGCGAAGCCATAAAACTAGCCGATGTGCCGGTGTCGCTTACCGGTGCAGGCTCAATGTTCCGTATGCATTTGCGCCACAATGCTCCGCTTACCTATCGCGAAGCATATCTCAGTCCCCCTGCCAAAAAAATAATTAACGATTTGCTCGACTTCATGTATTACAAGGAAAACACATTAATGATTAATACCTTCTCGTGCATGCTGTCAACAGTAATTACTCAGGCTGAAATAGATAAGCTTACAGATGGTTTGTACCGCGCCTTTAAAAAATATAAAGCACCAATTGTAAAATTAAACGAAACAGAATAA
- the pcaF gene encoding 3-oxoadipyl-CoA thiolase, with protein MNEAFICDAIRTPVGKYGGALSAIRTDDLAAMPIKKLLERNTAIDPVAIDDVILGCANQAGEDNRNVARMALLLAGLPESVPGLTVNRLCSSGMEAIGIAARAIKTGEADLIIAGGVESMSRAPMVVAKSTQAFSRNAEMYDSTIGWRFVNPEFKARFGTDPLICTAENLAKEYNISREDQDKFAHHSQLKTAEAQKNGSLGKEIMPLAIPQQKGEALLVDKDEHPRLSSLEKLASLKPVYGAGTTVTAGNASGINDGAAAVIIASKDAVKRYHLTPRAKILGMQAAGVPPRIMGIGPVPATDKLLKRLGLKFKQIDIIELNEAFAAQSLACIREFGIADNDSRLNPLGGAIALGHPLGMSGARLVTTAWHQLHESGRQYALCTMCVGVGQGLSMVLQKV; from the coding sequence ATGAATGAAGCTTTTATTTGCGATGCTATTCGCACACCGGTAGGAAAATATGGAGGAGCCTTATCAGCAATACGAACCGATGATTTGGCAGCCATGCCCATAAAAAAGTTGCTGGAACGAAATACTGCTATTGATCCCGTAGCCATTGATGATGTAATTTTGGGCTGCGCCAACCAGGCCGGCGAAGATAACCGAAATGTGGCACGTATGGCTTTGCTGTTGGCCGGCTTGCCCGAAAGTGTACCGGGGCTTACGGTTAACCGCCTGTGTTCGTCGGGAATGGAAGCCATAGGCATAGCAGCGAGGGCCATCAAAACCGGTGAGGCCGATCTTATTATTGCCGGCGGTGTAGAAAGTATGTCGCGGGCGCCAATGGTTGTTGCTAAGTCAACACAGGCTTTTTCGCGAAATGCCGAAATGTACGACTCTACCATTGGCTGGCGTTTTGTGAATCCAGAATTTAAAGCGCGGTTTGGTACCGATCCGCTGATTTGCACTGCCGAAAATCTGGCAAAAGAATACAACATAAGTCGCGAAGATCAGGATAAATTTGCGCATCACAGCCAGCTAAAAACTGCCGAAGCGCAGAAAAACGGATCTCTGGGTAAAGAGATAATGCCCTTGGCTATTCCACAGCAAAAAGGCGAAGCTCTGCTTGTTGACAAAGACGAGCACCCCCGTTTATCGTCGCTCGAAAAACTGGCCTCCTTAAAACCTGTTTATGGTGCTGGAACAACAGTTACTGCCGGAAATGCGTCGGGAATAAACGATGGGGCGGCAGCTGTAATAATAGCATCAAAAGATGCTGTGAAAAGATACCACCTTACCCCACGGGCAAAAATTTTGGGTATGCAGGCTGCCGGGGTGCCCCCTCGAATTATGGGAATTGGTCCCGTGCCTGCAACTGATAAGTTGTTAAAACGGTTGGGGCTGAAATTCAAACAGATAGATATTATCGAACTGAACGAAGCCTTTGCCGCTCAATCATTGGCCTGTATCCGTGAATTTGGCATAGCCGACAACGATTCCCGGTTAAATCCGCTTGGAGGTGCAATCGCATTGGGGCATCCTTTGGGAATGTCGGGGGCCCGATTGGTAACAACCGCCTGGCATCAATTGCACGAATCAGGTCGCCAATATGCCCTGTGCACTATGTGTGTGGGAGTTGGGCAGGGGCTGTCGATGGTGTTACAAAAAGTGTAG
- a CDS encoding aldehyde dehydrogenase family protein: protein MKIDISKELKVLGINDLNNGACTGTVWKKTTGAVIESYSSSDGALIAKINQATAADYRDVVETAQKAFKTWRMVPAPKRGEIVRQIGLELRKYKEPLAKLVSYEMGKIYQEGLGEVQEMIDICDFAVGQSRQLYGFTMHSEREKHRMYDQYHPLGIVGVVSAFNFPVAVWAWNAMIAMVAGDVVIWKPSSKVLLCAIAVHNIVAKVLKANNIPEGVLNLVAAGSRELGDEFFSDKNIPLVSFTGSTKIGKKVGALVGERLGRAILELGGNNAIIVTPDANLEMALRAVVFGAVGTCGQRCTSTRRIIVHDSVYEDFKKRLIAVYNKLPIGHALDENTLVGPLVDSWAVDTYLAAVEKVKAEGGTVLIGGEKLSGKGYESGCYVTPCIAEVENHYKIVQDETFAPLLYMIRYTDLDEAIRLHNDVPQGLSSAIFSTHMLETEKFLSHEGSDCGIANVNIGTSGAEIGGAFGGEKETGGGRESGSDAWKAYMRRQTNTINYSTELPLAQGIEFNV from the coding sequence ATGAAAATTGACATTTCAAAAGAATTAAAAGTTTTAGGAATTAACGACTTAAACAATGGTGCATGCACCGGTACAGTTTGGAAGAAAACCACCGGAGCTGTCATCGAATCATATTCCTCATCGGATGGGGCATTAATTGCCAAAATAAACCAGGCAACGGCAGCCGACTATCGAGATGTGGTTGAAACTGCCCAAAAAGCTTTTAAAACCTGGCGTATGGTGCCCGCACCAAAACGTGGCGAAATTGTTCGACAAATTGGTTTGGAGCTGCGAAAATACAAAGAACCACTAGCCAAACTGGTATCCTACGAAATGGGTAAAATTTATCAGGAAGGTTTAGGAGAAGTACAGGAAATGATTGATATCTGCGATTTTGCCGTGGGGCAGTCGCGGCAACTTTACGGATTTACCATGCATTCCGAGCGCGAAAAACACCGGATGTACGATCAGTATCATCCACTGGGAATTGTTGGCGTGGTTTCGGCATTTAACTTTCCGGTGGCAGTATGGGCCTGGAATGCTATGATTGCGATGGTTGCCGGCGATGTGGTAATTTGGAAACCATCTTCAAAAGTGTTGCTGTGTGCCATAGCTGTGCATAACATAGTGGCAAAGGTTTTAAAAGCCAATAACATTCCTGAAGGGGTGCTTAATCTGGTTGCCGCAGGTTCGCGCGAGTTGGGCGACGAGTTCTTCAGCGACAAAAATATTCCGTTGGTATCGTTCACCGGATCAACAAAAATTGGTAAAAAAGTAGGCGCTTTAGTGGGCGAACGTTTAGGTAGAGCCATATTGGAACTTGGCGGTAATAACGCCATAATTGTTACCCCTGATGCCAACCTTGAAATGGCTCTGCGGGCCGTGGTTTTTGGCGCTGTAGGTACCTGCGGACAGCGTTGTACATCTACCCGCCGCATTATTGTGCACGATTCAGTTTACGAAGACTTTAAAAAACGATTGATTGCCGTTTACAACAAGCTGCCCATTGGTCATGCCCTGGATGAAAATACGCTGGTTGGCCCTTTGGTTGACAGTTGGGCAGTTGATACTTACCTGGCAGCAGTTGAAAAAGTGAAAGCTGAAGGTGGTACTGTTTTAATTGGCGGCGAGAAACTTTCAGGAAAAGGTTACGAATCGGGATGTTACGTTACACCTTGCATTGCAGAAGTAGAAAATCATTACAAAATTGTTCAGGACGAAACTTTTGCTCCACTATTGTACATGATTCGTTATACCGATTTGGATGAAGCCATTCGTTTGCATAACGATGTGCCGCAGGGCCTTTCGTCGGCCATCTTTTCTACCCACATGCTTGAAACCGAAAAATTCCTGTCGCACGAAGGTTCTGATTGTGGCATAGCCAATGTAAATATCGGAACATCGGGTGCTGAAATTGGTGGAGCATTTGGTGGCGAAAAAGAAACTGGCGGTGGCCGCGAATCGGGCTCTGATGCCTGGAAAGCCTACATGCGTCGCCAAACAAATACAATAAATTACAGTACAGAACTTCCGTTAGCTCAGGGAATTGAGTTTAATGTTTAA
- a CDS encoding saccharopine dehydrogenase C-terminal domain-containing protein, translating to MKNILIFGAGRSSVFLLAYLAEHAIKYHWNIKVVDAAESELVKSFHLSFSILNVKDEFARDQEVRAADLVISMLPARFHKLVVQSCLKFSKSLLTASYESKEMKLAEEEVKSKGLFFLNECGLDPGLDHMSAMRMINQIKADGHQLEAFESFTGGLVAPESDDNPWHYKFSWNPRNVVLAGQGGPAKFIQNGKIKYIPYNRLFRRTELIKIDKFGWFEGYANRDSMSYIEKYGLDGVPTVYRGTLRRPGFCKAWNIFVQLGATSDDYFIDNVEDMTYREFINSFLYYHAADTIDLKLYHSLQIPMDSEIIPKLEWLGIFEKRKIGLKKATPAQVMEKLLTEKWQLMPHDKDMIVMWHKFEYFDKDSKNKREKNSSLVVTGESGEKTAMAKTVGLPLAVAAKLYLTGQLPLVGMYIPTNKEIYEPILDELEQYGIKFSETEKESGVEIQN from the coding sequence ATGAAGAACATATTAATATTTGGAGCCGGAAGATCGAGTGTGTTTTTGCTCGCTTACCTGGCCGAACACGCAATAAAATACCACTGGAATATTAAAGTGGTTGATGCAGCCGAGAGTGAACTGGTAAAATCTTTTCATCTGTCTTTTTCCATTTTGAATGTAAAAGATGAATTTGCCCGCGACCAGGAGGTTCGGGCGGCCGATCTGGTTATTTCAATGCTTCCGGCTCGTTTTCATAAACTGGTGGTTCAGTCGTGTCTTAAATTTTCAAAAAGTTTACTCACCGCTTCCTACGAAAGTAAGGAAATGAAACTGGCAGAGGAGGAAGTGAAAAGTAAAGGTCTGTTTTTTTTGAACGAGTGTGGGCTGGATCCTGGGTTGGACCATATGTCGGCTATGCGCATGATTAACCAGATTAAAGCTGATGGCCACCAGCTGGAAGCATTCGAGTCGTTTACAGGCGGACTTGTTGCCCCCGAATCGGATGATAACCCGTGGCACTATAAGTTTAGCTGGAATCCGCGAAACGTAGTGCTGGCCGGGCAGGGTGGTCCCGCTAAATTTATCCAGAACGGAAAAATAAAGTATATCCCTTACAACCGGCTTTTTAGAAGGACAGAGTTAATAAAGATCGACAAATTTGGTTGGTTTGAAGGGTATGCTAACCGTGATTCGATGAGTTATATTGAAAAGTACGGATTGGATGGTGTGCCAACTGTTTACAGGGGTACCTTGCGTCGACCGGGATTTTGTAAAGCATGGAACATATTTGTACAGTTGGGGGCTACCAGCGACGATTATTTTATCGACAATGTTGAAGACATGACCTATCGCGAGTTTATTAACTCATTTTTATATTATCATGCTGCTGATACCATCGATTTGAAGCTGTATCACTCGTTGCAAATTCCAATGGATTCAGAGATTATCCCGAAACTGGAATGGCTGGGTATTTTTGAAAAACGAAAAATAGGGCTGAAAAAGGCAACTCCCGCGCAAGTGATGGAAAAATTACTGACCGAGAAATGGCAATTAATGCCACACGACAAGGATATGATTGTAATGTGGCACAAGTTTGAATACTTTGATAAGGATAGTAAGAATAAAAGGGAGAAAAACAGCTCGCTGGTAGTAACTGGCGAATCGGGAGAAAAAACCGCCATGGCAAAAACAGTAGGATTACCACTGGCTGTTGCTGCAAAACTTTATTTAACCGGACAATTACCCCTGGTGGGTATGTACATTCCAACCAATAAAGAAATTTATGAGCCAATTTTGGATGAGTTGGAGCAATATGGAATTAAATTTTCGGAAACAGAAAAAGAAAGCGGCGTAGAAATACAAAACTAA
- a CDS encoding PQQ-binding-like beta-propeller repeat protein, translating into MKTALPLAFILFLLFISCKNESGNWTHFRGTNMNGHASVETAPLEWSNTENIVWKVPVKGHGWSSPVVHGKQVWLTSADKEGHEFYVVCFDLETGKLLNEQAIFTADDPQRIHGTNSYATPTPCIESGRVYVHYGSFGTACIDTKTFEVIWKREDMPCQHMQGPASSLILYNNKLIVHLEGTEDPYVAALDKNTGETIWKSVRPKEIYDLLEPVYRKSYQTPIVIHVNGNELLISNAANQCYAHDVNTGEVVWTITYGDDSTVSQPLYYNGLVFVNSGWLFEDGKPFWTRQYAVNPTGKGDVTQTHVKWTYEDEVPQIPTPVIVDGLMYMVHDRGMVTCLDAMTGEVIWKEKLRGNFNASPIYAGGNIYFINVKGFCTIIKPGDSFQKVAENNISETVKAVPAFVGDKMLLRTDKFLYAIK; encoded by the coding sequence ATGAAAACCGCATTGCCTTTGGCTTTTATTTTGTTTCTGCTTTTTATTTCCTGTAAAAACGAATCAGGCAACTGGACCCATTTTCGTGGCACTAACATGAATGGCCATGCCAGTGTGGAAACAGCTCCTTTAGAATGGAGCAATACTGAAAATATTGTTTGGAAGGTTCCGGTAAAAGGGCATGGATGGTCGTCACCGGTGGTGCATGGCAAACAGGTATGGCTCACTTCAGCCGATAAAGAAGGGCATGAATTTTATGTCGTCTGTTTTGACCTGGAAACCGGCAAATTACTGAATGAACAGGCAATATTTACTGCAGACGATCCACAGCGTATTCATGGAACCAACTCGTATGCAACGCCAACACCTTGCATCGAAAGTGGGCGGGTTTATGTGCATTACGGAAGTTTCGGAACAGCTTGTATTGATACAAAAACTTTCGAAGTGATTTGGAAACGCGAAGACATGCCGTGCCAGCATATGCAGGGGCCTGCTTCTTCGTTAATTCTTTATAATAACAAACTGATTGTTCACCTGGAGGGAACAGAAGATCCTTATGTGGCGGCCCTTGATAAAAACACCGGCGAAACGATTTGGAAAAGTGTTCGGCCAAAGGAAATTTACGACCTGTTAGAGCCGGTTTACAGGAAGTCGTACCAAACACCAATTGTAATACATGTAAATGGTAATGAATTGCTAATAAGTAACGCTGCCAATCAGTGTTATGCCCACGATGTAAATACAGGCGAGGTAGTTTGGACCATTACCTATGGCGATGATTCAACCGTAAGCCAACCACTTTATTACAACGGATTGGTGTTCGTAAATTCAGGTTGGTTGTTCGAAGACGGCAAACCATTTTGGACACGCCAGTATGCCGTTAACCCAACCGGCAAGGGCGATGTAACACAAACACATGTAAAGTGGACTTACGAAGATGAAGTTCCGCAAATTCCAACACCGGTAATTGTTGATGGGCTGATGTATATGGTTCACGATCGCGGAATGGTAACTTGTCTGGATGCAATGACCGGTGAAGTAATCTGGAAGGAAAAATTAAGAGGTAATTTTAATGCTTCGCCCATTTATGCCGGTGGAAATATCTATTTTATTAACGTAAAAGGATTTTGTACGATCATTAAACCGGGCGACTCATTTCAGAAAGTGGCAGAAAACAATATCAGCGAGACGGTAAAAGCTGTTCCTGCTTTTGTGGGTGATAAAATGCTGCTGCGAACAGATAAATTTTTGTATGCGATAAAATAA